A genomic window from Candidatus Binatia bacterium includes:
- a CDS encoding phospholipid carrier-dependent glycosyltransferase, with the protein MRLATLVVLTLVGGWLRMSALDFGLPDKFRPDEEYLVSRATGFHQDANPHFAVYPAAQMYVHQGALRLIAWAEGHPGDFRGAFRDDGFARVHLVGRQLSAGFGTATIPAIYWATLPAYGGPAALASAALMTFATIHVRESKYSTTDAPAVFWLTLSIGMLLRVVGRGRRLDSLLAGVATGLAMGTKYPTGAILAGMALAHIGARHREGRSLWRVLRDIRPYITLVTALIVFVCVTPYLLLDWEQTLKDFAYQRGFIENGVGNTFSGWGWSWFLTKAMPDGVGPILAAALFASVLWVLVRPRIGTWSLLGFLIVASVGITSSRYAFYRYILIPLPVLIVFLGIAIGDVRKLVGRHLPPRWATAAVSVCVAFLLVPVGIRDYKLNRLLARRDTRTMAREWITENIPEGAAIAMTHQRTPYGKPQLHGKYRTKPFGSPQLSRRQGVRWVLSDSDVLPFYSPGPNEAQLAALDREATLVFDANPVKPNTPEPIFDQGDAFYVPLRHASSVKRPGPRIRIWEIRPAAK; encoded by the coding sequence ATGAGACTTGCGACACTCGTCGTGCTCACCTTGGTCGGGGGATGGCTTCGAATGTCGGCCCTCGACTTCGGCCTACCGGACAAGTTTCGTCCCGACGAAGAATACCTCGTCTCTCGCGCCACGGGCTTCCACCAGGACGCGAACCCACACTTCGCGGTGTACCCGGCCGCGCAGATGTACGTCCATCAAGGGGCACTTCGGCTCATCGCGTGGGCCGAAGGCCATCCGGGCGATTTCCGGGGCGCATTTCGCGACGACGGCTTCGCCCGTGTCCACCTCGTGGGACGTCAGCTCTCCGCCGGCTTCGGCACCGCGACGATCCCCGCCATCTACTGGGCGACGCTTCCCGCCTACGGCGGGCCTGCGGCTCTCGCGAGCGCAGCCCTCATGACCTTCGCCACGATTCACGTCCGAGAATCCAAGTACTCGACGACAGACGCGCCCGCCGTCTTCTGGCTGACGCTTTCAATCGGGATGCTCCTACGGGTCGTCGGGCGGGGTCGGCGCCTGGATTCGCTCCTGGCGGGGGTCGCGACCGGGCTGGCAATGGGAACGAAGTACCCGACGGGAGCAATCCTCGCCGGTATGGCACTCGCCCATATTGGTGCACGGCACCGGGAAGGCCGCTCCCTCTGGCGCGTCTTGCGCGACATCCGTCCCTACATCACGCTGGTCACGGCGTTGATCGTGTTCGTCTGCGTGACCCCGTACCTTCTGCTCGACTGGGAGCAGACCCTGAAGGACTTCGCGTATCAGCGAGGGTTCATCGAGAACGGTGTGGGCAACACCTTCTCCGGATGGGGATGGTCCTGGTTCCTCACAAAGGCGATGCCCGATGGAGTCGGCCCCATTCTGGCAGCGGCGCTCTTCGCGTCCGTACTCTGGGTGCTCGTCCGACCGCGCATCGGGACGTGGTCGTTGCTCGGCTTCCTGATCGTCGCGAGCGTCGGCATCACCTCGAGTCGCTACGCGTTCTACCGGTACATCCTCATCCCGCTGCCGGTCCTGATCGTGTTTCTCGGAATCGCGATCGGAGACGTACGCAAGCTCGTGGGACGACACCTGCCTCCTCGGTGGGCGACCGCCGCCGTGTCGGTTTGTGTGGCATTCCTGCTGGTCCCCGTCGGCATCCGCGACTACAAGCTCAACCGGCTCCTCGCGCGGAGGGACACCCGTACGATGGCGCGCGAGTGGATTACCGAGAACATTCCGGAGGGCGCGGCAATCGCGATGACGCACCAGAGGACGCCCTACGGGAAACCTCAGCTGCACGGTAAGTACCGGACGAAACCCTTCGGGAGCCCACAGCTCTCGCGACGACAAGGCGTGCGGTGGGTCCTCTCCGATTCCGACGTCCTCCCGTTCTATTCGCCCGGACCGAATGAGGCGCAACTCGCGGCGCTCGACCGGGAAGCGACGCTCGTGTTCGACGCGAACCCGGT
- a CDS encoding phospholipid carrier-dependent glycosyltransferase: protein MRRASDMTCADRSHAPAEIQRIPSGRRGLSLLLVGIVLLVAVPPASARDLIVNGGLTAGTNDQPNAWKPDLWSPSKGTAFEWKKGEGTPGILVVRNLRPNDSRWVQDVAVEPNRWYRLSGFIRAVGVSEEGVGANLALMRGFDHSEALKGDTEWTPVGLWFKTKGERSVKVACRLGGFGQISAGEAWCTGIRLEQQAGPPLNANYVYGPIEESTAPVGFPTALGLFLLLLYGIGHHGRVGTHAPRGERMLFAGILLVVLAAKIAAAPHFQYKVDVGTYSAWAMRLATEGPARFYAPNYFADYPPGYMYVLWGVGLLAKTLGIPSGSDGFIILLKLPALLTDAAVSWLLYARLRGTEKKLAWSAALAFTLNPALLFNSAVWGQTDSVLALLVLLAVLAQGERRFELSWIFAALAVLTKPQALLLVPLLLFWPRGWWKSGRPLSCLLAVLAVVFTIADPFRGDRPWMWLVDLYFGTTGYYAETSVNAMNLAALLFGMRHNDAEITLGISANNWGLGIGLLIGLGFFVAYLLRRDRLLYINLFASATLVSFLCLTRMHERYLYPFFVFGALVGVTGSVGVLYWSLSALFLANELIVYLHQQTATAGPDWLWRTVAALNTACMFAWLGVTWQMARGRLTAPGLTALEQDDAAWLRSLSMDGPTSPINAPSTTTEKKEGILSLAWIRAELVFLLGLTAVAFGLRTYAIDQPIDLVFDEVYFVEQARNYLNGVDFLDPHPPFAKLMIGLGIGTVGDTPFGWRIMNAIVGTVLVVLMYILARELFQRRVAAAMAALFVTIDGLCIVDSRIAVIDIHYVTWAVAAYILTIRLIRRKLYQDVPRLLLIGLVLGISVGSKLYIPFFSFLLVLGALTVTGRNEALRRQESVVRFLLKPVLIVGWFAFGIYVLTYTPHYLWGWWHSPIDLVNYILVEVPNYQSAVADAAHPYSSKWYTWPLLLRPVWYFWKDPGPAPGMVVGIWGSGNPAVWWAAVPALLFASWHAVRERRMALGFVAAGWLLHLAPWVGIGRTLFLYHYLPSLLFAFLALAWLLDRLWNGEGSKVERGLAGSALLASLFPVVTATTGTLGTIVFLALLVTYYLLVNLGRVDPIRLGRVTVGVYCVAILAISWYFLPIWLGIPVTKQAWQARMWISGSGIMNWI, encoded by the coding sequence GTGCGACGGGCGTCTGACATGACCTGTGCCGATCGTAGCCACGCCCCAGCTGAGATTCAACGCATCCCCTCCGGGCGGCGCGGCCTGAGTCTGCTGCTGGTTGGAATCGTCCTTCTGGTGGCGGTGCCGCCGGCGAGCGCCCGAGACCTCATCGTCAACGGCGGATTGACCGCCGGGACCAACGACCAGCCCAATGCCTGGAAGCCGGATCTCTGGAGCCCCTCGAAGGGCACCGCGTTCGAGTGGAAGAAGGGCGAGGGCACGCCGGGCATCCTCGTCGTCCGGAATCTCCGCCCGAACGACTCTCGCTGGGTCCAGGACGTCGCCGTCGAGCCCAACCGCTGGTACCGGCTCTCGGGCTTCATCCGGGCCGTAGGGGTCTCGGAGGAGGGCGTCGGCGCCAACCTGGCGCTGATGCGCGGGTTCGACCACAGCGAGGCGCTGAAGGGGGACACCGAATGGACCCCCGTCGGGCTGTGGTTCAAGACCAAAGGCGAGAGGAGCGTAAAGGTTGCCTGCCGCCTCGGCGGCTTCGGCCAGATCTCGGCGGGAGAGGCCTGGTGCACGGGCATCCGTCTCGAGCAGCAGGCCGGGCCTCCGCTGAACGCCAACTACGTCTACGGCCCGATCGAGGAATCCACGGCGCCCGTCGGTTTCCCCACGGCGCTCGGACTCTTTCTGCTGCTGCTCTACGGAATCGGTCATCACGGACGCGTGGGCACCCACGCACCGCGCGGGGAGCGCATGCTCTTCGCCGGGATCCTCTTGGTCGTTCTCGCCGCGAAGATCGCCGCAGCCCCGCACTTCCAATACAAGGTCGACGTCGGGACGTACTCCGCCTGGGCGATGCGGCTCGCCACCGAGGGCCCCGCGCGCTTCTACGCGCCGAACTACTTCGCCGACTACCCGCCGGGCTACATGTACGTCCTGTGGGGTGTCGGCCTGCTCGCGAAGACGCTCGGCATCCCGTCCGGCTCGGACGGCTTCATCATCCTGCTGAAACTCCCGGCCCTGCTTACCGATGCCGCGGTCTCCTGGCTGCTGTACGCGCGTCTGCGCGGGACGGAGAAGAAGCTCGCGTGGAGCGCGGCTCTCGCGTTCACTCTGAACCCCGCACTTCTCTTTAACTCGGCGGTGTGGGGACAAACCGACTCGGTCCTCGCACTCCTCGTGCTCCTCGCGGTCCTCGCGCAGGGCGAGCGGCGCTTCGAACTCTCATGGATCTTCGCGGCGCTTGCCGTGCTCACGAAGCCCCAGGCCCTTCTCCTCGTCCCCCTGCTGCTCTTCTGGCCCCGAGGTTGGTGGAAGAGTGGCCGGCCGCTGTCCTGCCTCCTCGCCGTTCTCGCAGTGGTGTTCACGATCGCGGACCCATTCCGAGGAGATCGGCCATGGATGTGGCTCGTCGACCTCTACTTCGGGACGACAGGGTACTACGCAGAGACCTCGGTCAACGCGATGAACCTCGCGGCGCTCCTCTTCGGGATGCGCCACAACGACGCCGAGATCACACTCGGGATTTCCGCGAACAACTGGGGCTTAGGGATCGGCCTCCTGATCGGCCTCGGATTCTTCGTCGCGTACCTCTTGCGACGCGATCGCCTACTCTACATCAACCTCTTCGCGTCCGCGACGCTCGTTTCCTTCCTGTGCCTCACGCGGATGCACGAACGCTACCTCTACCCGTTCTTCGTCTTCGGAGCGCTGGTCGGCGTGACCGGATCGGTCGGCGTTCTGTACTGGAGCCTGTCGGCGCTTTTCCTTGCCAACGAGCTGATCGTCTACCTGCACCAGCAGACCGCTACCGCCGGGCCGGACTGGCTCTGGCGAACGGTGGCGGCCTTGAACACGGCCTGCATGTTCGCGTGGCTCGGGGTCACGTGGCAGATGGCCCGTGGTCGGCTCACGGCCCCCGGACTCACGGCACTCGAGCAGGACGATGCCGCCTGGCTCCGCTCGCTCTCGATGGACGGTCCGACGAGTCCGATCAACGCACCATCCACGACGACCGAGAAGAAGGAGGGCATCCTCTCCCTTGCGTGGATCCGAGCTGAGTTGGTCTTCCTCCTCGGCCTCACCGCCGTAGCCTTCGGGCTGCGAACTTACGCCATCGATCAGCCCATCGATCTCGTGTTCGATGAGGTCTACTTCGTCGAACAAGCGCGGAACTACTTGAACGGGGTCGACTTCCTCGATCCGCATCCTCCGTTCGCCAAGCTCATGATCGGACTCGGCATCGGGACCGTAGGCGACACGCCGTTCGGCTGGCGCATCATGAACGCGATCGTCGGAACGGTGCTCGTCGTGCTGATGTACATCTTGGCCCGGGAGCTCTTTCAGCGTCGCGTGGCCGCGGCCATGGCCGCCCTGTTCGTCACCATCGACGGCCTCTGCATCGTGGATTCCCGGATCGCCGTCATCGACATCCACTACGTCACATGGGCCGTCGCCGCGTACATCCTGACGATCCGGTTGATTCGGCGGAAGCTGTACCAAGACGTTCCCCGCCTCCTCCTCATCGGGTTGGTGCTCGGGATCTCCGTCGGCTCCAAGCTTTACATCCCATTCTTCAGCTTCCTGTTGGTGCTCGGCGCGTTGACCGTCACGGGACGGAACGAGGCCCTACGACGCCAGGAGTCCGTGGTCCGCTTCCTCCTGAAGCCGGTCCTCATCGTGGGCTGGTTCGCCTTCGGCATCTACGTTCTGACCTACACACCCCACTACCTCTGGGGCTGGTGGCACTCCCCGATCGATCTCGTCAACTACATCTTGGTCGAAGTGCCGAACTACCAATCCGCCGTCGCCGACGCGGCGCACCCGTATTCGTCGAAGTGGTACACGTGGCCGCTTCTTCTCCGGCCTGTCTGGTATTTCTGGAAGGACCCGGGGCCGGCTCCCGGCATGGTCGTCGGGATCTGGGGCTCGGGAAATCCCGCCGTGTGGTGGGCCGCCGTACCGGCCTTGCTGTTCGCATCGTGGCACGCGGTCCGCGAGCGGCGCATGGCGCTCGGCTTCGTCGCCGCCGGCTGGCTCCTCCACCTCGCGCCGTGGGTCGGCATCGGCCGGACGCTCTTCCTGTACCACTACCTTCCCTCGCTCCTCTTCGCGTTCCTCGCGCTCGCGTGGCTTCTGGACCGGCTGTGGAACGGGGAGGGCTCGAAGGTCGAGCGCGGCCTCGCTGGCTCCGCCCTCCTCGCAAGTCTCTTCCCGGTCGTGACCGCGACCACCGGGACGCTCGGCACCATCGTCTTCCTCGCGCTGCTGGTGACCTACTACTTGTTGGTCAACTTAGGACGCGTCGACCCCATTCGGCTCGGTCGCGTCACCGTCGGTGTCTACTGCGTCGCGATTCTCGCGATTTCCTGGTACTTCCTGCCAATCTGGCTCGGGATTCCCGTGACCAAGCAGGCCTGGCAGGCCCGCATGTGGATCTCGGGATCCGGCATCATGAATTGGATCTGA